A single window of Eucalyptus grandis isolate ANBG69807.140 chromosome 1, ASM1654582v1, whole genome shotgun sequence DNA harbors:
- the LOC104432538 gene encoding non-specific lipid-transfer protein 1-like, translated as MAVAVAPVARAAVTCSQAPCIPYMRSDMGPMPASCCNGFKSLDSAAQTMPDCQATCECLKPVSGSISDLNYGVVAGLPEKCGVSIPYKISPGTNCSKSLSFFWTRCGLKGEACKIVCTQPQRISATSVAERTSSERGENVGDDIRNKAVSMT; from the exons atggcggtggcggtggctcCGGTGGCTCGAGCCGCAGTTACATGCAGCCAGGCCCCGTGCATTCCCTACATGAGGAGCGACATGGGACCCATGCCGGCGTCTTGCTGCAACGGGTTCAAGTCGCTCGACTCGGCAGCTCAGACCATGCCGGACTGCCAAGCCACTTGCGAGTGCTTGAAACCGGTCTCGGGAAGCATCTCCGACCTTAACTACGGAGTCGTCGCTGGGCTTCCCGAGAAGTGTGGGGTCAGCATCCCGTACAAAATCAGCCCCGGCACGAACTGCAGCAA GTCCCTCAGTTTCTTTTGGACTCGATGTGGGCTTAAGGGTGAGGCGTGTAAGATTGTTTGTACCCAACCCCAGCGAATCTCTGCAACATCAG TTGCTGAGAGAACATCTTctgaaagaggagaaaatgtTGGTGATGATATCAGAAACAAGGCAGTCA GTATGACTTGA
- the LOC104432515 gene encoding non-specific lipid-transfer protein 1, with protein sequence MVNPGLLKTAALAVAIVYMVVANVPPATPQMSSCNQVVNRLMPCASYVVNGGGVPPACCSGIQSLNSAAKTTADRQGVCNCLKSVLNGIPSNAYNISLATGLPASCGVDIPYKISPSTDCKSVK encoded by the exons ATGGTCAACCCCGGTCTCCTCAAAACCGCAGCTCTGGCGGTGGCCATCGTGTACATGGTGGTGGCCAACGTGCCTCCGGCCACGCCGCAGATGTCCTCGTGCAACCAGGTGGTCAACAGGCTGATGCCGTGCGCATCCTACGTGGTCAACGGCGGGGGCGTGCCGCCTGCCTGCTGCAGTGGGATCCAGTCGCTGAACTCGGCGGCGAAGACCACGGCCGACCGGCAGGGCGTCTGCAACTGCCTTAAGTCCGTCCTCAACGGGATCCCCTCCAATGCCTACAACATCAGCCTCGCAACGGGCCTGCCGGCCTCGTGCGGGGTCGACATCCCTTACAAGATCAGCCCCTCCACCGACTGCAAGAG CGTGAAGTGA
- the LOC104432525 gene encoding non-specific lipid-transfer protein 1-like, with protein MKMANPRLLKATALAAAAAAVVCMVVANAPPAAAQVSSCNQVVNTLMPCVSYVLNGGAVPPDCCSGIQSLYSAAKTTADRQGVCNCLKSAINGIPYNAYSAGLAAGLPAKCGVNIPYKISLSTDCKSVK; from the exons ATGAAAATGGCCAACCCCAGACTCCTCAAAGCCACGGCTCtggcagcggcagcggcggccGTCGTGTGCATGGTGGTGGCCAATGCGCCTCCGGCTGCGGCGCAGGTGTCCTCGTGCAACCAGGTGGTCAACACCCTGATGCCGTGCGTGTCCTACGTGCTCAATGGCGGGGCCGTGCCGCCTGACTGCTGCAGCGGGATCCAGTCGCTGTACTCGGCGGCGAAGACCACGGCCGACCGGCAGGGCGTCTGCAACTGCCTGAAGTCCGCCATCAACGGGATCCCCTACAACGCCTACAGCGCCGGCCTCGCGGCGGGCCTGCCGGCCAAGTGCGGGGTCAACATCCCTTACAAGATCAGCCTCTCCACCGACTGCAAGAG CGTGAAGTGA
- the LOC104432533 gene encoding non-specific lipid-transfer protein 1, with protein MASSALLKLACVLLACMVAVAPAARAAVTCGQVSSSLAPCIPYSRSGAGAVPAACCNGIRSLNSAARTTPDRQAACKCLKSLTGSISGLNYGVVAGLPGKCGVSIPYKISPSTNCNSVK; from the exons ATGGCTTCCTCTGCATTGTTGAAGCTGGCCTGCGTGCTCCTGGCGTGCATGGTGGCGGTGGCTCCGGCGGCTCGAGCTGCAGTGACGTGCGGCCAGGTGTCGAGCTCTCTGGCCCCGTGCATTCCCTACTCGAGGAGTGGCGCAGGGGCCGTGCCGGCGGCTTGCTGCAATGGGATCAGGTCGCTCAACTCAGCGGCTCGGACCACGCCGGACCGCCAAGCCGCTTGCAAGTGCTTGAAATCGCTCACAGGAAGCATCTCCGGCCTTAACTACGGAGTTGTCGCCGGGCTTCCCGGGAAGTGCGGGGTCAGTATCCCATATAAGATCAGCCCTAGCACCAACTGCAACAG CGTGAAGTGA
- the LOC120294644 gene encoding scarecrow-like protein 8 isoform X1 — translation MPDESVSAENTRDELLRRVKGLAPRVVTLVEQEMNGNTAPCPMRVEEALAYYGALLESIQSTVPRDKSKQERAEKGLSRKLGNLISCEGKIPLVFSEIKIGKMESISVQLRG, via the exons ATGCCGGACGAGAGCGTGTCCGCGGAGAACACGCGCGACGAGCTCCTCCGGCGCGTGAAGGGGCTGGCGCCGCGGGTGGTGACGCTGGTGGAGCAGGAGATGAACGGGAACACGGCGCCATGCCCGATGCGCGTGGAGGAGGCGCTGGCGTACTACGGGGCGCTGctcgagtcgatccagtctACAGTGCCGAGGGACAAGTCGAAGCAAGAGAGGGCGGAGAAGGGGCTGAGTCGGAAATTGGGGAACTTGATTTCCTGCGAAG GGAAAATTCCCCTTGTTTTCTCAGAAATTAAAATAGGGAAGATGGAAAGCATCTCAGTTCAGCTCCGAGGTTAG
- the LOC120294644 gene encoding scarecrow-like protein 8 isoform X2 yields MPDESVSAENTRDELLRRVKGLAPRVVTLVEQEMNGNTAPCPMRVEEALAYYGALLESIQSTVPRDKSKQERAEKGLSRKLGNLISCEEIKIGKMESISVQLRG; encoded by the exons ATGCCGGACGAGAGCGTGTCCGCGGAGAACACGCGCGACGAGCTCCTCCGGCGCGTGAAGGGGCTGGCGCCGCGGGTGGTGACGCTGGTGGAGCAGGAGATGAACGGGAACACGGCGCCATGCCCGATGCGCGTGGAGGAGGCGCTGGCGTACTACGGGGCGCTGctcgagtcgatccagtctACAGTGCCGAGGGACAAGTCGAAGCAAGAGAGGGCGGAGAAGGGGCTGAGTCGGAAATTGGGGAACTTGATTTCCTGCGAAG AAATTAAAATAGGGAAGATGGAAAGCATCTCAGTTCAGCTCCGAGGTTAG
- the LOC104432561 gene encoding transmembrane protein 87B, with protein MEVRESRRAHRRLGFFFLVAALVSIAAVDASVHDYFNEAFTSRSNAFFFHGGSEGLRAPRSAIPPSSSTSPNITIGPKGKSFIRFDDVTFIRTKESADAQAEMQENSGSVEAIILDIKDRKRIGGAYLKSDMICCTPQMSEEKACKLGQVIIQRNPDNPEWPRRITTSFAGRHQETKMDSVEVEIDKTGMYYLYFMFCDPHLKGTIIKGRTVWRNPSGYLPGKMAPLMVVFGLMSLAYLVLGLIWFLKFVQHWKDVIQLHYHITAVIALGMCESALWYFEYSNLNSTGRRPMGITMWAVTFTAVKKTLSRLLLLVVSMGYGVVRPTLGGITSRVLLLGGAYLVASESYELIEHLGNINDFSGKTALFLVLPVTFLDACFILWIFSSLSKTLEQLQMKRNMAKLELYRKFTNSLAVSVLLSIAWIGFELYFNATDPLSELWQVYWIIPTFWAILAYSLLAVICILWAPSRNPTRYAYLEENEDVEEGISLTSGSKATGDSVAKLGEDLEEEKRE; from the exons atggAAGTGAGAGAATCGCGCAGAGCTCATCGTCGGTTAGggttcttcttcctcgtcgcGGCTCTGGTTTCGATCGCCGCCGTCGACGCCTCCGTCCACGACTACTTCAACGAGGCCTTCACCTCCCGCTCCAACGCCTTCTTCTTCCACGGCGGCAGCGAGGGCCTCCGCGCCCCCCGCTCCGCGATCCCGCCTTCTTCCTCGACGTCTCCCAATATCACGATCGGCCCCAAGGGGAAGTCCTTCATCAG GTTTGACGATGTCACCTTCATAAGGACAAAGGAGTCTGCTGATGCACAAGCTGAAATGCAAGAGAATAGTGGCTCGGTGGAGGCTATCATACTTGATATAAAAGATCGGAAAAGGATTGGAGGTGCTTATTTGAAATCTGATATGATATGTTGCACTCCGCAGATGTCTGAAGAGAAAGCCTGCAAATTAGGTCAAGTTATTATTCAGAGAAACCCAGATAACCCCGAATGGCCTAGACGCATAACAACTTCCTTTGCTGGGAGACATCAAGAAACAAAGATGGATAGCGTGGAAGTCGAGATCGATAAGACAGGGATGTACTACTTGTATTTTATGTTTTGTGATCCACATCTCAAGGGTACCATAATTAAAGGGAGGACGGTATGGAGAAATCCAAGTGGTTATTTGCCTGGAAAAATGGCTCCTTTGATGGTAGTGTTTGGTTTAATGTCATTGGCTTACCTTGTACTTGGACTTATATGGTTTTTGAAGTTTGTTCAACACTGGAAGGATGTCATACAGTTGCATTACCACATAACTGCAGTTATTGCTCTTGGAATGTGTGAATCGGCTCTCTGGTACTTTGAATATTCCAACTTAAACTCTACTGGAAGAAGACCGATGGGCATCACAATGTGGGCTGTCACTTTTACTGCAGTAAAGAAAACACTTTCTCGACTTCTCTTACTGGTAGTGTCAATGGGTTATGGAGTGGTGAGACCTACCCTTGGGGGCATAACCTCAAGAGTGCTTCTTCTTGGTGGAGCATATCTGGTTGCATCCGAGTCGTATGAACTCATTGAACATCTTGGGAATATCAATGACTTCTCCGGAAAGACAGCATTGTTTCTGGTCTTGCCTGTTACATTTCTGGATGCTTGCTTTATATTATGGATCTTTTCATCATTATCCAAAACTCTGGAGCAGCTCCAg ATGAAGAGAAATATGGCTAAATTGGAGCTTTACCGAAAATTTACCAATTCTCTTGCTGTATCTGTGCTACTTTCAATTGCTTGGATTGGCTTTGAG TTATACTTCAATGCTACGGATCCATTGAGTGAGCTGTGGCAAGTTTATTGGATCATTCCAACATTCTGGGCTATTCTTGCGTACTCTCTCTTGGCTGTTATTTGCATTCTCTGGGCTCCTTCACGCAACCCAACTAG ATATGCATACTTGGAAGAGAATGAAGACGTTGAGGAGGGCATCTCTTTGACAAGTGGTAGCAAAGCGACTGGAGATAGCGTGGCCAAACTCGGAGAAGACCTTGAGGAGGAGAAGCGCGAATAG
- the LOC108958866 gene encoding uncharacterized protein LOC108958866: MGDVLSKAAHSVGSIVGNAVAAPIKTIFGRSCKELCSGPWDVVCFIEHLCVTKLIELFLICVLCYIALLFLFLLFKLGICQCIGKSLCNMCWLACETYWRALGHICCFMWYKISSTERVYHGRRRFQDFEAEYSLSDISYDYSSHHLGTSTKRILLRERTEGPPFI, translated from the exons ATGGGAGATGTTCTAAGTAAAGCTGCTCATAGCGTCGGCTCTATCGTTGGAAATGCTGTTGCTGCCCCAATCAAGACCATTTTTGGCAGATCGTGCAA GGAACTATGCTCGGGACCGTGGGATGTAGTTTGTTTTATCGAGCATCTATGTGTCACGAAACTGATCGAACTCTTTCTGATATGTGTCCTCTGTTACATAG CTCTACTATTCCTGTTTCTGTTGTTCAAGCTGGGGATTTGCCAGTGCATAGGGAAAAGCCTCTGTAACATGTGCTGGCTTGCATGCGAGACGTACTGGCGTGCACTCGGGCACATTTGCTGTTTCATGTGGTACAAGATAAGCAGCACTGAGCGGGTATACCATGGGCGGCGCCGCTTCCAAGACTTTGAAGCAGAATATAGCCTGAGTGACATAAGTTATGATTATTCGAGTCATCATCTCGGCACAAGTACGAAAAGGATACTACTCAGAGAGAGGACGGAAGGCCCTCCTTTCATATAG